In Methanofastidiosum sp., the sequence AGCAAGGATAAGAGAGGCTATTTCTTGGGGAAAGGTAAGAGAAGATGCAGAATTCATCACTTTAGAAGGAGATGCAACGGTAATATTGCCAGTGATGATAGCCTCTTTGTTTGAAAGTATGAAGTGATGTAATGAGTAGAGGTCTATTTATAGGAAGATTCCAGCCATTTCATAAAGGCCATTATAATGCAATAAAGGACATTCTCAAAGTTGAAGATGAAGTCATTATTTGTGTTGCAGCATCTCAATTTTCCTATTCTATTTCAAATCCTTTTTCTTGTGGGGAAAGGATTGAGATGATCTTGCGCTCTGTGAGGGATATAAGAGATAAAGTAATAGTATTATCAAGTCCGAATATAGAAAATAATTCTTTATGGGTTGAGAATATTATAGATTCATTTCCTTCCTTTGATAAAGTCTATACAAATAATACTTTAGTAAGATTGCTTTGGGAAAAGAGAGGCTACAAAGTATCTCAATTTAATTTCTACCAAAAAGAAGGGTATAATGGGACAATTATTAGAAATTTGATTTCTCAAGGAAAAAATTGGGGAGACCTAGTACCTGTTGAAACAAAGAAATATATCAAAGAAATTAATGGAGAAAAAAGAATAAAGGAAATTCTAAAAATTGAAGATAAGTTAAGAGAAGGCGCCCTCTAAATTAGCTATTTAATATATAATAAAGCTCTTCTAAAGTAACATAGGTTACATCTTGCCCATCTAAATAGTCCAAGAGAGAAGTCAGATTTTCAATGGTATAATTTCCGCAAACCCTAGTATAGCTTTGATATTCTTCTGGCGCTTCTATTTCAACTAGCTCCCATGGGTGAAGTCCTATAACTACAATTTTTGGGTTTTTGTCTGATTGTGAACTTACTACCTTATTGAAACAATCAATCCACGATCGATTGTATGTAGTTGGGGGGTAAAAATATGAAGGAGTATGTGAAACTGGAACTCTAAGAATGCTCATATTCCCTTCCAAAGTCCAGTCGTTTTCATCAGGGTGATAAGGATAATAATTTATTTTGTCAGCAGACGCTTCAACTAGATACCCATTTTCGTGGAGTATAGTCATTAAATCATTGCATGCACTATGGCCTGGAGCTCTAAATGAAACTGGACGTTCTCCTATTACATTTTCAATTGCTTTTGTTGAGAGGGTTATCTCATTTTGTATCTCTGTTGCAGTCTGGGCTTTGATAGATTTATGATGATAGCTGTGAGAACCTATTTCATGGCCATTTTGATATATTTTATTTAATATATCTGGTCTATTATCTGCTACTTCCCCCGTTACAAGAAAAGTGGCTTTTACATTATGTTCCTTAAAAATAGAAAGTAGGATTGGAATACCCTGATCAAGACCAATTTCAGTATCAAGCACTGGAGGAAAGTCATATTCTGTATCCACGGTAAATAAAACATAAGTTCCTTTAATCTCTGCTTTATTGAAAAGTTCAGAATAGCTAATCAAAATTAATAACGAGATGAAAAAAGCAGTGATTATAATCTTTTTCATTAAATCCTCTACTCAATGCCTTTTCCTGTAGAAACTATAATAAAGTCCCCGTGTTTTATGCCTTTAATTGACAAGAGGTATCTAGCAAAGTCCCTTATCTTTTCACTGTTACCTTTAATTATAATAACTTCAAGACAGTTTTCTTCATCAAGATGAACATGAGAAGTTGTTACAATCTCTTTTATATGGTGATGTTCAACATCT encodes:
- a CDS encoding nicotinamide-nucleotide adenylyltransferase; amino-acid sequence: MSRGLFIGRFQPFHKGHYNAIKDILKVEDEVIICVAASQFSYSISNPFSCGERIEMILRSVRDIRDKVIVLSSPNIENNSLWVENIIDSFPSFDKVYTNNTLVRLLWEKRGYKVSQFNFYQKEGYNGTIIRNLISQGKNWGDLVPVETKKYIKEINGEKRIKEILKIEDKLREGAL
- a CDS encoding polysaccharide deacetylase family protein codes for the protein MKKIIITAFFISLLILISYSELFNKAEIKGTYVLFTVDTEYDFPPVLDTEIGLDQGIPILLSIFKEHNVKATFLVTGEVADNRPDILNKIYQNGHEIGSHSYHHKSIKAQTATEIQNEITLSTKAIENVIGERPVSFRAPGHSACNDLMTILHENGYLVEASADKINYYPYHPDENDWTLEGNMSILRVPVSHTPSYFYPPTTYNRSWIDCFNKVVSSQSDKNPKIVVIGLHPWELVEIEAPEEYQSYTRVCGNYTIENLTSLLDYLDGQDVTYVTLEELYYILNS